In Methanocaldococcus sp. FS406-22, the genomic stretch AATATTCTACCTATTTTTATTGAAAATGGTAGTGTTGGAGGTGAGTTTGCCTTGTATGTTTTCTTAAGCATTTCAAAGCTATCTTTTACTACTTTATCAACATTATTCTTGTTTTCATTAATATACTTTTTAATATATTCATCAACTAACACTTTATAATTTTTATAAATTTTATTATTTTTCCATTCTTTTTCATCTTTAATAATATTTTCATGCAACCATATTACAAATTCTACGAAATCTTTAACATCTTTATTGGTTATATTGTTAAGTTCTTTTTTTAGATGTTCTAAGGCTAATGACTCTAAATCACTAACTAAATCTTTATCAACTATTACTGTATTACATTTTGAAAGTTCAGATTGTTTCATTTTTTTATATTTAACTTTTAATTCCTTTTTATGAGGATATACTTTATTTAGTTTATCAAATTCATCAATAACTAAGCTTATTGTACCAATTTTGTGAGTAGATAAAATCTTTTCAAACCTACTATTTTTAAATTCGTGTTTAACAATATCTATAATGTCGTTATTATTATCTAATTTATTTAAATATCCAATCCAATTTACTATTAATTCTGGTATTATATCTTTATTAACAACCTTGCCTATCAAATCGTTAAATTTTGCAAATGGGAAGAGAAAAACCTCTTCACCATATTTCAATGAGTATGAATCTATTTGATTATCCAATTCTTTCAATAATTTTAACAATAACTTTTCATATTCCCCTCCAATAACAACCTTTCCGGTTGGACTTGTCATAATTTCACCATTTGTAGTTTGATATTCACACCAACAATAATTTAATTTTGAAAAATTAGAAATATAGACTCCTATCCCAATAATAACAAAGTAATATCAAAATGGTGGATGTTCTGTTAAATACAGTTCTATTTAAGAATATCATTATTTAAAAATTTCAAAATTAAAATAAAAAGAATTATCCAACTTTATTTTTATTTTTTAAAGCTCTCTTTAACATCCTTCTATACTTTCCCCACCTATCCTCTAAAGAAAATTTTGGAGGTTTTGGAATTACGGTTTTTTCTCCACACTTTGGGCAGATTTCTTTTAAAGTGTAAGTTCCACATTTTGGGCATTTTTTCATTCTCATCTCTACCACTTATTTTTATTTCTTACTTTCTCTATAGTAAGTTCCTTCTCCACCGAGTTTTTTAATTGTTGCTATTGCCTTTTCACAAACCTTCTTTAAAACCTCTTCTCCACTCTTGTAATCAGGGGCTATAACTAAGACCCTATACTTTGGAGCTCCTATGTAGGTTATCTTAACCTCAACATCCTCATAAGGGTTGGCTTTTAAAGCGGTTGTTAATGCTTTCTTTATTTGTTTAATTCCATCTGGGGCATAGGATTTCATCTCAATGATTCCCTCAACTTCAACGTTTGTTAATTCTATACTCTCCTTAGCAACCTCATACAAAACATTTTTCCATTCTTCACTTATTTCCAAATCATCTAAAACTTCTTTTCCTTCAATAACCATTGTTTCAAAGGCATTGTACAGTTCTCCAAACTCATCCTCCAACAAGTAGCCAACCTCTTCCCAAGCCTCATCTAAGCTCTTACCCAATTTTTCAGCGGCTCTTTCAAGCATCTTTGAAGCTCTTTGGAATCTCTTCCATTCTTGAACTTTTGCCCTTTTTTGCTGGTCAGTAACTCTCTTTAAAGATAAATCTATATGCCCTTTCCTCTCATCAACTCTTAAAACCTTTGCTACAACTCTCTGCCCAACCTTAACGTGGTCTCTAATGTTTTTAACCCATCCAGATGTAACCTCAGAGATGTGAATCATTCCCTCCTTTCCTGGATATTCTAAAAGCTCTACAAATGCTCCATAAGGTTTAACGTCTTTTACAGTCCCTATGACTATATCTCCTTCTTCTGGAAATTCTCTTCTCATAATAAACACCTCATAAAATTAAATTCTGTTTCTTTAAAATTAATTATGATGTAGTGATATAAAAAGATTGAATTGATGAATTTGCTTTTTTATTATTTGAGTTTAAGAGATATATATTACTTAGGTTTATTTCCAAACTTTATTTATAGATTTGGATAATAAAATTTAAGTTTTTAATTTACTTAAAGTAATACTCAATTCATCGAAAGTATTATAAAGGTTGAGGTAGAAAGTAGGATTATGAAAAATGAGGTGAAATTTATGAGTGAAGAGATAAAGGTCATTGATGTAAAAATATTTCCACACAGGTATTTAAAGGCAGAGACAACAGAAAAGGTGTTAAATGAGATTTACGATTTGGATGGAATTGTTAGGGTTATAGTTCATGGACAGCCATTGCCAAAGACTGTTCCATTCGGCCCTGCAAGAGGTTTACCAGTAAATCATCAAGATAGAAAAGTTATTAAGGTTAAAGGCGAAGAGATGGAGTTGAGGGTTAAAGTTGGGGAAATAATTATAACAGTTGAAGGGGAAAAACTTGAAAAGATAATGGATGGAATAGAAGAGATATGTAAAAGGAATTTTCCTTATGGATATGATATATATGTTGGGGCATTCACCAAAATAAAACCAACTGTAACTGATTATATGAAGTATGGAGATGTTAGCGGAATAGACCCAAGATTAATTGGTATGGTAGATGCATCAGCAAGGTTAAAAGACTCTGTAAAGATGATAAAATAAATAATTAAAAAAATTTTATTTAGAATACTTTCAAATCAATGCCTTCTATATAAACTCTTTTTCCTTCAACTTGCACAACCACTCCAGAATGAACCTTTTGCATCATGCAGTGTTTTGGTATAAATTTTACGGTTTTTCCAACCTCTGGCACTTTTCCCTCCACAATGCCCTCAAATGCAACAACTATCGCTATACCAACATCTTTATACTCTATTTTTTCTCCAGTTATCCTATGGCACGGCCCCACTACGTGGATTATGTATAAACCATGATATTCATCGATTATCTTAGCAAAGTGTGGAATTGAACAGCCTAAAGGTCTATATCTTATATAATCTCCAACTTTAAGCTCTTTTTTATCCATAATTAATAGTGTTTCCCTACAAGAGCATTCATTTGGTAGAGGTTTTAATAGAAAATCTGCCTCATATCCATCAATAACTCCAATGTATTTTTCCTGTTTTTTAATTTCTCCTTTAATCTTTAAAATCTCTTTTAATTTTTCATAGTTTTCTTTATATCTATCTCTAAGCAAAAATGGGCAGTCCTCTAATTTTACATCTTTATTCAATAATGCCTCGGCAAATAAATCACATCTCTTATAGCCACAAG encodes the following:
- a CDS encoding (Fe-S)-binding protein, whose amino-acid sequence is MVEVNEITKYLPGFNCGACGYKRCDLFAEALLNKDVKLEDCPFLLRDRYKENYEKLKEILKIKGEIKKQEKYIGVIDGYEADFLLKPLPNECSCRETLLIMDKKELKVGDYIRYRPLGCSIPHFAKIIDEYHGLYIIHVVGPCHRITGEKIEYKDVGIAIVVAFEGIVEGKVPEVGKTVKFIPKHCMMQKVHSGVVVQVEGKRVYIEGIDLKVF
- a CDS encoding translation initiation factor IF-2 subunit alpha produces the protein MRREFPEEGDIVIGTVKDVKPYGAFVELLEYPGKEGMIHISEVTSGWVKNIRDHVKVGQRVVAKVLRVDERKGHIDLSLKRVTDQQKRAKVQEWKRFQRASKMLERAAEKLGKSLDEAWEEVGYLLEDEFGELYNAFETMVIEGKEVLDDLEISEEWKNVLYEVAKESIELTNVEVEGIIEMKSYAPDGIKQIKKALTTALKANPYEDVEVKITYIGAPKYRVLVIAPDYKSGEEVLKKVCEKAIATIKKLGGEGTYYRESKK
- the mcrD gene encoding methyl-coenzyme M reductase operon protein D, with product MSEEIKVIDVKIFPHRYLKAETTEKVLNEIYDLDGIVRVIVHGQPLPKTVPFGPARGLPVNHQDRKVIKVKGEEMELRVKVGEIIITVEGEKLEKIMDGIEEICKRNFPYGYDIYVGAFTKIKPTVTDYMKYGDVSGIDPRLIGMVDASARLKDSVKMIK
- a CDS encoding RNA-protein complex protein Nop10 yields the protein MRMKKCPKCGTYTLKEICPKCGEKTVIPKPPKFSLEDRWGKYRRMLKRALKNKNKVG